The following are encoded together in the Gemmatimonadaceae bacterium genome:
- a CDS encoding response regulator transcription factor, whose amino-acid sequence MSIFVRGADVRRERILSRDDSSFAPQMADARPNAQFGSTVLVVEDNPDLAYGLRNSLEIAGYTVAVAEDGFSGVEQARELDPDLIVLDLMLPGMDGYRVLRTLRDEGRAVPVLILTARGEEADKVLGFRLGADDYVTKPFGVLELLARIEALIRRTRHWRGVATAPATPVIERFGDVEVDVSARTVRRLGERVELTPKEFDLLIALLRRQGRVTSRNELLRAVWGYSASVVSRTVDTHVAELRRKLEPDAAEPRHILTVWKVGYKFQP is encoded by the coding sequence ATGAGCATTTTCGTACGAGGTGCAGACGTCCGGCGCGAGCGCATTTTATCTCGCGACGATTCCTCCTTCGCCCCGCAGATGGCCGACGCGCGACCGAATGCTCAGTTTGGTTCGACGGTGCTGGTCGTCGAGGACAATCCGGACCTCGCCTACGGCCTCCGCAACAGTCTCGAGATCGCCGGCTACACCGTCGCTGTTGCCGAGGATGGATTCTCGGGCGTCGAGCAGGCGCGAGAGCTCGATCCAGATCTCATCGTGCTCGATCTGATGCTCCCCGGGATGGATGGCTACCGCGTCCTGCGGACGCTTCGCGATGAGGGACGCGCCGTGCCGGTTCTCATTCTCACGGCGCGCGGCGAGGAGGCGGACAAGGTTCTGGGCTTTCGCCTCGGCGCGGACGATTATGTCACGAAACCCTTCGGCGTGCTCGAGCTGCTCGCACGCATCGAGGCGTTGATCCGGCGGACACGACATTGGCGAGGTGTGGCGACCGCGCCGGCGACGCCGGTCATCGAGCGCTTCGGCGACGTCGAGGTCGACGTCAGTGCTCGGACGGTGCGACGTCTCGGTGAGCGTGTCGAGCTTACCCCGAAGGAGTTCGATCTGTTGATCGCTCTTCTCCGCCGTCAGGGTCGGGTTACGAGCCGGAACGAGCTGCTGCGGGCCGTTTGGGGCTACAGCGCGTCGGTCGTGAGTCGAACTGTCGACACGCACGTCGCCGAGCTGCGACGCAAACTGGAGCCCGACGCGGCAGAGCCGAGGCACATCCTCACCGTGTGGAAAGTCGGGTACAAGTTCCAGCCGTAA
- a CDS encoding glycine zipper domain-containing protein, which translates to MLVSRIPSRQTVAVILCVVGGITACSDQKRNASADSDLSRDLQLAGQVAAQPQPTFQDTALSPRTAPIRASAPAKTPTPTRTARRERMSPAQTPLDATPHAQVAAPLPAPGPAPAATPTRQIGSGTGIDMTSGGRVCTETNRPGDKIVATVDSPVNGTNGAVIPAGSKVVLEVASVTPGDQAQILFRVRSVYVNDSSYSIAGDVSPSTPLERVKVPNPDANADKKKVIGGAIAGAILGQIIGHNTKGTVIGAATGAAAGAVAAKATEKYESCLPAGASLHMTLAQAVVM; encoded by the coding sequence TTGCTCGTTTCCAGAATTCCATCACGCCAGACAGTAGCGGTGATTCTGTGTGTGGTCGGCGGAATTACGGCCTGCTCGGATCAGAAGCGCAACGCATCGGCAGACTCGGACCTTTCGCGCGATCTCCAGCTCGCAGGGCAAGTAGCCGCGCAGCCTCAGCCGACTTTTCAGGACACGGCGCTGAGTCCGCGGACCGCGCCCATCCGGGCGTCTGCACCGGCAAAGACGCCCACGCCGACGCGCACGGCTCGCAGAGAACGGATGTCGCCGGCTCAGACGCCGTTGGACGCGACACCGCATGCTCAGGTTGCGGCACCACTTCCGGCCCCTGGCCCAGCGCCGGCGGCCACGCCAACGCGTCAGATCGGCTCGGGCACGGGCATCGACATGACATCCGGCGGCCGAGTTTGCACCGAGACCAACCGGCCGGGCGATAAGATCGTTGCTACGGTCGACTCGCCAGTGAACGGCACAAACGGCGCTGTCATTCCGGCGGGCTCGAAGGTCGTGTTAGAGGTCGCTTCGGTAACGCCAGGCGATCAGGCCCAGATTCTCTTCCGAGTGCGTTCGGTATACGTCAACGACTCGTCGTACAGCATTGCCGGCGACGTTTCGCCGAGCACGCCTTTGGAGCGCGTGAAAGTCCCGAATCCGGACGCCAATGCGGATAAGAAGAAGGTCATTGGCGGCGCGATTGCGGGCGCGATTCTCGGTCAGATAATCGGCCACAATACCAAGGGCACTGTGATCGGCGCCGCGACAGGAGCGGCGGCCGGCGCCGTCGCCGCGAAGGCGACGGAAAAATACGAGTCCTGTCTGCCAGCCGGTGCATCGTTGCACATGACTTTGGCGCAGGCAGTGGTGATGTAG